The window CACGCCGTCGCACTGCAGCATGGCAAAGGTCTCGAATATCTGGGTGGTGAGGCAGCAGTCAGCTCGGCGCACGTCAACGATGTCGACATCGATCGAGCGCTCGCGCTCGGCGACTACGTTCGCGGCACCATGTCACTCTCGACGCTTGCCGACGCACGCGTCGATCGCACAAAAATCTCAGGCCACGCCGATCTTACGTACAGCGGCGATCGCTTGCAGATCGTGCGATCGGCCGTCTCACTCGGCGGCGGCATCGGCCTCGCAAATGGAACGGTAACCGGTTTGCGCTCCGGGCATCCGAACTACGACGTCGACGCTCAGATGCGCGAAGCCGACATCGCGCTGCTCACAAAAGCGGCCGGTCTGCATCTGCCGTATCCGGAAGGCTCGATCGACGCCGATGCGCGCGTGCGCGGCTCGGGACAGAATCCGTCGATTGCCGGCAACGTGACGATTCCCGCCGCGTCGATCAACGGGCTTGCGTTTTCCGGCCGGACGCGCTTCAGCGGAACGGTCTCGAATATCGTGACGAGCGGCGGAAAGATCGTCGTCGGTTCGACGCGACTGAACTTCGCCGCCAATGTCGGCGCAGCACACAGAGCGCTCAGCGTGTCGAGTAGTACCGTGAATCTCGCGGACTTCAACGATTACTTCGATGTGGCAGAAACGCTTGCGGGCGAAGGCTCACTCAAAGCCAACGTTGACGAAACGGACGCCGGTCTTGCATCGAGCGGACGGCTCACGATGGCCGGCGTACGCTTCCGCCATTTTTCGCTCGGAACGGCCAACGCGCGTTGGAACACCTCGGGAAGCCAAATCGCGGCAAACGGCACAGTCATCGGCAAAGGCGGCAGCGTAAGCCTGAATGCGACGGCGCAAGTCAACGACGGCGACCCATACGTCAACGCGAACGCGCGCATTCGCAACGTCGATCTGGAGACTTGGCTGCCGGCAGCCGGCATCAACATGCCGATACTCGGTCGCGTCGACGCCGATGCGATCGCAAAGGGACCGATTCGCACCGTTGCGATGAGCGCGAATGCAACTTTGCACAACGGCATCGTAAATCAGATTCCGATACAACGATTCACCGTCTCGGCGACCGCCGGCAACGGACGCGGGCGCATCGTCAGCTCCCAGCTCGAAATTCCCAACCTCGTTGCGGACGCAAGCGGCACGTTCGGATTTGACCAGGACTCGCCCGTCGATATGACACTGCACGCGACCAGCCCAGACGTCGGCGCGCTGGCCACGACGATCACGCATAAGAAGGTTACGTATCACGGCGCCGCCGGCACCACGCTGCATGCGACCGGCACGTTGAACGATCCGCGCCTCGACGACGTCGTCGATCTCACGCGCTTCACGTACAACAATTTCGAGCTGCCGCACGCGCATACCGAAATCGTCGCATACGGCAAGACAATTGACGTTCGCAGCGGTTCGGTAACGTTCCAGAAAGGCAGCGCCGATTTTGCCGCCCAGCTGCCGATCAGCGAAAATATCGATCCGCCGGTGAGCGGGCATGTCACGGCCAATGGGATCGATCTCGCGCAGTTTGCCCCGCTACTGCCGAAAGGCACGAAGCTCGGCGGCATGCTCGCGGGAAACGTGACGTTGAGCGGCACGAACGTGGCGCCGCTTTTCGGCGGAGCACTGGGTCTCACCAACGTTTCGTACTCTTCGCCGATCGAATCCACGCCGCTAACGCACGGCACCGCCAAGCTCGCATTTTCGGGGACCCGTGCGACGCTGAGCGACACGCGCTTCACCGTCGGCAAGAACGGCGCACTCGAAGCGCACGGCAACTTCAACGTTCCGAACCTGCGCGATCCAGCGCATGACGCAACGTACTACGTTGCGCTGTCCGCAACGCGCGCCGCCTTCAATCTGCCCAAATACTTCAGCGGTCAACTCGACGGCACGCTGTCGGCGGTCAAAGCCGCAACCGGCATTCCGCAGCTTAGCGGCACGCTCGCCTTATCCCACACGCGAATTCCGGCCGCTGCGGTCATCGCGCAAGCGCTCGCCAAACCCGGCACCGCGAAGCCGCCCGCGCTCGGACTCGACGTGAAGGTTGCGCTTGGGGGGGACGTGCGCGTGCAAGGCGCGGGCGTGGATGTCGGGGCGGCGGGTTCGATCGCTCTCGCGGGAACGCTCGCCGATCCGAAGATCACCGGCTCGATGACGTCGACCGGCGGCACGATTAACATGTATCGCGATTTTAATCTCGAGCATGCGGTCGTTGCATGGAACGGCAGCGGTGTTGTTCCCAACGTCAATGCGACGGCTACCACTCTGCTCTCGCAGCCCACAGCCGACGTTCGACTGCACGTGAGCGGACCAGCGACGCATTTGGATCTCAAGTTGACGTCGAACCCGCCGTACGATCAAGCACAGATCATCGCACTGATGATCGGCGGGCCGAGTCTGGCCGGGATCAACGGACTGCAAACGGCGAACGGTCCGCAACCGCCATCGTTCTTACAAGGTGCGGGACAAGGCTACATCAACGGTCTTTTCGCACGTAATTTGCTCGAACCGCTGCAGGGGAGCTTGGGCAGCGCACTCGGATTGCAGAACGTTCAATTGAACTACGATCTGGCCGGACAGGGCGGCTTCTCGGCGCAAGTCAAAAAAGGCATCGGGAACAACATGTCGGTTTTCTTTGCATCAACGTACGGCTTCCCGTCGCGTTCGACGTTCGGCGCCGACGAGCGCATCAACAATGATAGTTCTGTACGTTTCTCGATCTTCAGCACATACGGCGAAGAAGGCTTCGGATATTTTCCGGCCTACCTCGCCGCACAACCCGGTTCGAACATCTCGTTACAAGCCCAGCAACCGCTTGCGGGTCAGCAAGGCTTTAGCGTGAACTACGTGCGCCGCTTCAAATAAGTCGTCGCGGATTTCCGCGTGACACTTGTCGGTGCGGGCGTCGCATTCGGCAACGCGCCTGCGACGGGCCCCGCGACCGGCGAGCCATTCACGTTGCCCGTATTATTGTAGACCGGCGTTGCATCGTGCCCGCCGGCGGTAGCCGTGCCGCCGCCGGCCGCGCCCCCCGTCGTCGCGGAGCCGTTCGCGCCACTATTCGATGTCGCTAACGTACCGTTGTTCACGAAGATTGCCGGACCCGCGGCAGCTCCACCGCCGCCGTCGGCATTATTCGAATTGTCGCCGTTACCACCATGGATCGTCGAAAGCGAGCCGCCCGCACCGGCGGTTCCGTTTGCAGCAACTAAACCCTGACCGGCACCGGCGCCGCCGCCACCGGGACCGCCCGCTCCCCCGGACGTACCCGTCTCGCCGGCCCCGTTCGCGTCGCCTCCGCCGCCTCCGCCGCCGCCGAAGCCGCCGGCCGCGCCCGGTCCGAGATTGAGGCCGCCGCCCCCTCCGCCACCGCC of the Candidatus Baltobacteraceae bacterium genome contains:
- a CDS encoding translocation/assembly module TamB domain-containing protein; this translates as MRRFQIILAGIVAALVVVVAVIFFAHDAVAKGVVEAFVRSYGYRVSFERFDIGLRNAKIANIRVQNLAGEPVLTADRVYLRYSLMDFARGKRRFGLENATIERPYITLIHHADGTYNVKPISLPRGPQKQQPPLWMRFKLQGGTVAMIDDYSIAPKARHEELIGINADADLAPNRRSSYNARLAIAVGGRRYPVSGYAIFDDPEGFESAHWTAADLPVAELLDFAIPTHQVSILSGDLHGIDFRMFSLQDRDGSFHAHVAGHATLQDANISAASLREPLRNAHGDLLIGDDVMTMPRLDARLAGIPVAAAGGVYDFANPKLRFGISIAAPLGRLRTVAAQIANRPISGKLALTMLAEGHAENPLVLATFSSPAIHYANLSATRAHGLIALQGSELDIIDAGLRYGPLDVGARGSVTFGKHIGTELVARVAGSSDQLPYVAHVVPHMPLRGVAILSGVDRAVRFDGVVDGANRTQRLTAIASVDPNGAGTAGPVTIDGPSGEMLYARVALNRPSNENAVFVAAHHFVVHPGINPTLPGLASKPFPSLNGTLSTHAVALQHGKGLEYLGGEAAVSSAHVNDVDIDRALALGDYVRGTMSLSTLADARVDRTKISGHADLTYSGDRLQIVRSAVSLGGGIGLANGTVTGLRSGHPNYDVDAQMREADIALLTKAAGLHLPYPEGSIDADARVRGSGQNPSIAGNVTIPAASINGLAFSGRTRFSGTVSNIVTSGGKIVVGSTRLNFAANVGAAHRALSVSSSTVNLADFNDYFDVAETLAGEGSLKANVDETDAGLASSGRLTMAGVRFRHFSLGTANARWNTSGSQIAANGTVIGKGGSVSLNATAQVNDGDPYVNANARIRNVDLETWLPAAGINMPILGRVDADAIAKGPIRTVAMSANATLHNGIVNQIPIQRFTVSATAGNGRGRIVSSQLEIPNLVADASGTFGFDQDSPVDMTLHATSPDVGALATTITHKKVTYHGAAGTTLHATGTLNDPRLDDVVDLTRFTYNNFELPHAHTEIVAYGKTIDVRSGSVTFQKGSADFAAQLPISENIDPPVSGHVTANGIDLAQFAPLLPKGTKLGGMLAGNVTLSGTNVAPLFGGALGLTNVSYSSPIESTPLTHGTAKLAFSGTRATLSDTRFTVGKNGALEAHGNFNVPNLRDPAHDATYYVALSATRAAFNLPKYFSGQLDGTLSAVKAATGIPQLSGTLALSHTRIPAAAVIAQALAKPGTAKPPALGLDVKVALGGDVRVQGAGVDVGAAGSIALAGTLADPKITGSMTSTGGTINMYRDFNLEHAVVAWNGSGVVPNVNATATTLLSQPTADVRLHVSGPATHLDLKLTSNPPYDQAQIIALMIGGPSLAGINGLQTANGPQPPSFLQGAGQGYINGLFARNLLEPLQGSLGSALGLQNVQLNYDLAGQGGFSAQVKKGIGNNMSVFFASTYGFPSRSTFGADERINNDSSVRFSIFSTYGEEGFGYFPAYLAAQPGSNISLQAQQPLAGQQGFSVNYVRRFK